A single window of Rubripirellula lacrimiformis DNA harbors:
- a CDS encoding PSD1 and planctomycete cytochrome C domain-containing protein: protein MKRVFFLSILAFATSLVRANDDVDVLAGEKLFAIHIKPLLAQKCLACHGADPDDIQGGLDLRSREGLLAGGDSFEESVAVPGDGQHSLLYLTTTRTEPGYEMPPKEADQLNEQQQWWIRDWIDAGAVWPSDQRVKQIQQQYADGQQVLVSQALSDDWQNRRYDTAKLWAYRALENHDVPAGQHPVDWFINQRLRDAGLPAASTAGATTMIRRLHFGLTGLPPSAEQVASFTAAYQRDASAAIEDAIERLMASPHYGEHFGWRWLDVARYADSAGFANDYSRPNAWRYRDYVVRSFNQDKPYDEFVRQQIAGDEMDETNVENLIATGFLRMGPWEQTGMSVFKETRGQWLDDVTDTVGQAFLAHSMLCCKCHDHKFDPLPTRDYYRMMSVFSTTQFSERDAPFLPDENTSGFDHSDQWVNAKIAAYQRQSKSLDAKIKRDKKTETSDAKVGDNGLDPGDEASAARMSKNINRHRIELDRTKPIAFAVYTGATIQRKNVSSRIEVPADRWRKGDVEQDVIHSGGDVYAVGDAVSPGALSAAESLGQMRPIEFPDTERTAGRGNRRLALADWIADPTNPLTARVMVNRVWAWHFGKGIAGNPNNFGGTGALPTHPELLDYLAQWFIDNDWSVKKLNRLIMTSEAFRRDSRHPDPDSLQTIDPSGQLYATFRPRRLSAEELRDSMLAISGELNPIVGGIPCRPDINLEVAFQPRQIMGGTASVYEPDPLPSQRNRRTLYAERIRGIRDPFLEAFNQPGPDKSCEMRETSIIAPQALTLINSQEVLDRAIAFATRLLDEESTDDHAIIRRAFQSALSRDPSDKETDLCAQHWQQATSDEQSITYPMTTPPSQIERTVMAEKTGQPYSFIEFLPAYEQYQPDLGPTDVDARTRGLAHVLRVLLNTNEYCYLD from the coding sequence ATGAAACGAGTGTTCTTTCTATCGATCTTGGCTTTCGCCACATCGCTGGTTCGCGCCAACGACGACGTGGATGTGCTTGCGGGCGAGAAGTTGTTTGCGATTCATATCAAGCCTTTGTTGGCCCAGAAATGCTTAGCGTGCCACGGCGCCGACCCCGACGATATCCAAGGCGGATTGGATTTACGATCGCGGGAAGGCCTGTTGGCGGGAGGCGATTCGTTCGAAGAATCCGTCGCGGTCCCCGGCGACGGCCAGCACAGTCTGCTGTACCTGACGACCACGCGAACCGAGCCCGGATACGAGATGCCGCCGAAGGAAGCGGATCAGTTGAACGAGCAACAGCAGTGGTGGATCCGAGATTGGATCGATGCCGGCGCGGTTTGGCCAAGCGACCAACGCGTCAAACAGATTCAGCAGCAGTATGCCGATGGCCAGCAGGTGTTGGTCTCGCAGGCGCTTTCCGATGACTGGCAAAACCGCCGCTACGATACCGCCAAACTGTGGGCCTACCGCGCCCTTGAAAACCATGACGTGCCGGCCGGTCAGCACCCCGTCGATTGGTTCATCAACCAGCGACTGCGCGATGCGGGGCTGCCCGCCGCTTCTACGGCCGGCGCTACCACGATGATCCGGCGTCTTCATTTCGGATTGACCGGACTGCCCCCGTCGGCGGAACAAGTGGCCTCGTTCACCGCCGCATACCAACGCGATGCCAGCGCAGCGATCGAAGACGCGATCGAGCGATTGATGGCGTCGCCCCACTATGGCGAACATTTCGGTTGGCGTTGGTTGGATGTCGCCCGCTATGCCGATTCGGCCGGTTTCGCCAACGACTACAGCCGTCCCAACGCATGGCGATACCGCGACTACGTTGTCCGTTCGTTCAATCAAGACAAACCGTACGACGAGTTTGTGCGTCAGCAGATTGCCGGCGACGAAATGGACGAAACAAATGTCGAAAACCTGATCGCGACCGGATTCCTGCGGATGGGGCCCTGGGAACAGACCGGTATGAGTGTCTTCAAGGAAACCCGTGGTCAGTGGCTCGACGACGTCACCGACACGGTCGGGCAAGCGTTTTTGGCGCATTCGATGCTGTGTTGCAAATGCCACGACCACAAGTTTGATCCGCTGCCGACGCGGGACTATTACCGCATGATGTCGGTTTTTTCGACCACTCAGTTCTCCGAACGTGATGCCCCCTTTTTGCCCGACGAGAACACGTCGGGGTTTGACCACAGCGATCAATGGGTCAACGCCAAGATCGCGGCCTATCAGCGTCAGTCGAAATCGCTGGACGCCAAGATCAAACGTGACAAGAAAACGGAAACCAGCGATGCAAAGGTTGGCGACAATGGGTTGGATCCCGGTGACGAGGCATCAGCGGCACGGATGTCCAAAAACATCAATCGTCATCGGATCGAATTGGACCGCACAAAGCCGATCGCGTTCGCTGTCTATACAGGCGCGACCATCCAGCGAAAGAACGTCAGCTCGCGTATCGAGGTCCCCGCGGATCGATGGCGAAAAGGGGATGTCGAGCAGGACGTCATCCATAGCGGTGGCGATGTCTATGCGGTCGGCGACGCGGTATCACCGGGGGCATTGAGCGCAGCCGAATCGCTGGGGCAGATGCGCCCAATCGAATTCCCCGACACCGAACGCACCGCAGGTCGCGGCAATCGACGACTCGCTTTGGCCGATTGGATCGCCGACCCTACGAATCCGTTGACGGCTCGCGTGATGGTGAACCGCGTTTGGGCTTGGCACTTTGGGAAGGGGATCGCGGGGAACCCCAACAATTTTGGCGGCACCGGTGCCTTGCCCACTCACCCCGAACTGCTGGACTATTTGGCACAATGGTTCATCGACAACGATTGGTCGGTCAAGAAGCTGAATCGTCTGATCATGACTTCCGAAGCCTTCCGCCGCGACAGTCGCCACCCAGATCCTGATTCGCTTCAAACGATCGACCCGAGTGGCCAACTTTATGCGACGTTTCGACCGCGCCGTCTTTCAGCCGAAGAACTGCGTGATTCGATGCTCGCAATTAGCGGTGAATTGAACCCGATAGTGGGTGGAATCCCATGCCGTCCCGACATCAACTTGGAAGTCGCCTTCCAACCCCGACAGATCATGGGCGGCACCGCGTCGGTTTATGAACCCGATCCCCTGCCATCGCAGCGCAACCGACGAACACTTTACGCGGAACGAATACGGGGGATCCGCGATCCCTTTTTAGAAGCCTTCAATCAGCCCGGACCTGACAAATCTTGCGAGATGCGAGAAACGTCCATCATCGCCCCGCAAGCTTTGACGTTGATCAATTCCCAAGAGGTGCTGGATCGGGCAATCGCGTTTGCGACACGCCTGTTGGACGAAGAATCGACCGACGACCACGCGATCATTCGCAGGGCGTTCCAATCAGCCCTGTCTCGCGATCCAAGCGACAAAGAAACGGATCTCTGTGCACAGCACTGGCAGCAAGCGACCAGCGACGAACAATCGATCACCTATCCCATGACAACACCGCCGAGCCAAATCGAACGAACCGTGATGGCCGAAAAAACCGGACAGCCTTACAGCTTTATCGAATTCCTTCCCGCCTATGAACAGTACCAGCCGGACCTGGGGCCTACCGATGTGGACGCACGAACTCGAGGGCTGGCGCATGTGCTGCGAGTCCTGCTGAACACGAACGAGTATTGCTATTTGGATTGA
- a CDS encoding patatin-like phospholipase family protein — translation MQIALAFSGGGVRATVFHLGVLARLARQDLLGNVKVISSVSGGSLAAGLVFAATGNRWPSSAEYLHDVVPQIHSLLTTRNVQWAYAIKSLMFPWRLVSGRAGVLGGELERQWNITGNLADLPVSPQWIINATCYQTGKNWRFQRDLMGDYQTKYITNPDFRLSHALAASAAVPGLIGPLIVKSRRYQWCEYRNDDWCSIQPKYKSLHLWDGGVYDNLGVESLFKPGDGLREGTDFLIVCDASRPLGSEERKMKWRPGFLEASRRLVDVATDQVRSLRARMLMDYFKQNPGTGAYLRLGLRTKRVYARSAAGGEPNLTDDEVKRASEIETTLRRLTHSEFSLLFRHGFEVADATLSTHCNEVIERQPRNHVWFKAA, via the coding sequence ATGCAGATCGCACTAGCCTTCTCCGGTGGCGGAGTACGAGCGACGGTATTCCACTTGGGCGTGTTGGCCCGTTTAGCCCGTCAAGATCTGCTCGGCAACGTCAAGGTCATCTCCAGCGTATCGGGCGGCAGTTTGGCGGCGGGGCTGGTTTTCGCGGCGACGGGAAATCGCTGGCCCAGCAGTGCTGAATACCTGCACGACGTGGTGCCGCAGATTCATTCGTTGCTGACCACTCGGAACGTGCAGTGGGCCTACGCGATCAAGTCGCTGATGTTTCCTTGGCGACTGGTATCAGGCCGAGCTGGTGTGTTGGGCGGCGAGCTGGAAAGGCAGTGGAACATTACGGGGAATCTGGCTGATTTGCCGGTGTCCCCTCAGTGGATCATCAACGCGACCTGTTACCAGACCGGTAAGAACTGGCGATTTCAGCGAGACTTGATGGGCGACTACCAAACCAAATACATCACGAATCCCGATTTTCGGTTGTCACACGCGTTGGCCGCATCAGCGGCGGTCCCCGGTCTGATCGGGCCGTTGATCGTCAAGTCACGCCGCTATCAGTGGTGCGAATACCGCAACGATGACTGGTGTTCGATCCAACCCAAGTACAAGAGTCTGCACCTGTGGGATGGCGGCGTGTATGACAACTTGGGGGTCGAATCACTTTTCAAGCCTGGCGATGGATTGCGCGAGGGGACCGATTTTCTGATCGTTTGCGATGCGTCGCGTCCGCTTGGCAGCGAAGAGCGAAAAATGAAATGGCGTCCTGGCTTCTTGGAGGCGTCACGCCGTTTGGTCGACGTCGCAACCGACCAAGTCCGCAGTTTGCGAGCACGGATGCTGATGGACTATTTCAAACAGAACCCGGGAACGGGAGCCTACCTGCGTCTCGGGCTGCGTACCAAGCGGGTTTACGCTCGCAGCGCCGCAGGTGGCGAACCCAACCTGACGGATGATGAAGTCAAGCGTGCCTCGGAAATCGAAACCACGCTTCGGCGACTGACACACAGCGAGTTCAGTCTGTTGTTCCGCCACGGTTTCGAAGTTGCCGATGCGACGCTTTCAACTCACTGCAACGAAGTCATCGAGCGCCAACCACGCAATCACGTCTGGTTCAAAGCTGCCTAA
- a CDS encoding LVIVD repeat-containing protein, whose translation MKRFVLTIVALFLVLPLFFTSDARAQSPVQRIAKLRALFGGGDANDAAPTGTDSDATAVAARTGANNAASEQTAAFPPGDRPMPTATGGPLGPYPTPNGLLPGAVVPPNRIPLPPTYHGRLVSDDGAAPGPAGAKEPDVGRRGDDPWDLARRLGVADNPSYPIPEDLRHVDQMRQTPGDAFIKSEGCIHCHTDVGHMHPINSVNIGCTDCHGGDASKFDIQGGHVWPKFPAAWKDSANPVRSYTLLNHESPDFIRFMNPGDLRVAHIACGQCHANEVLQMRKSMMTHGCMLWGAALYNNGGTDEKYARYGESYSMNGAPQIMQTVPPPTVEETREKGVLPFLQPLIPYQVSQPGNVLRIFERGGRFKAEVGIPEVLEEPGRPRERLSVRGLGTENRTDPVFIGLAKTRLLDPTLNFLGTNDHPGDYRSSGCSSCHVLYANDRSETSSGFLAKYGNGGTAAAERDEWVQFIDPMIRKDQPGHPIQHKFELRMPTSQCMVCHIHPGTNVLNSYLGYMWWDNETDGELMYPEEQKHLTAEDYIRATESNPNEAAARGHWSDPEFLANVTDLNPHLEHTQFADFHGHGWVYRAVFKKNRDGTLLDWRNEQLDHVENVHLRQSVAPTSPAEKQNGKCRPDAPVHLMDIHMEKGMHCTDCHYYQDSHGNGKLYGEVRAAIEIQCIDCHGTAEQSLVEKIEAQIQAGQAPRLPTSGPAAPPAADGRPGGTNLLALRTTFNTPRFEVLREPGKQPRLIQRSTVEPDLYWEVVQTADTVRPNSDSYNPRSHAAKSVRLNEAGQVEWGGTSPQDLANCAHRNDNMSCITCHSSWNPSCFGCHLPQRANIKSPELHNTGDMTRNRTSYNFQTLRDDIFMLARDGNVTGNRIGPARSSCAIHVTSYNANREAIYTQQQTISGDGMSGIAFSTNVPHTVRGGAGWENESDHGLSGVYETKSCTDCHLSGRNDNNAIMAQLMMQGTGFTNFIGKYCYVAAGEHGFEAVVVTETTEPQAVIGSSLHKIAYPENFEEHIHHDRELEHSHEHPGRDIIEALSLRFRKPEILDLQHRGEYMYAACGKGGLRVFDIAFIDHKGFSERITTAPVSPLGQRLYVRTKFATGVAAPTTIAPDPTRLQDPTNEESAVHPLYGYLYVSDREEGLILVGAGTLLDGNPLNNFLERALTFNPDGILNGAESVSIVGTYAYVCCASGLVVVDLDDPTNPKVTHVIGHDELDHPHQVAVQFRYGFVTDHHGVKVIDTHDLAHPHVVHEVELDDAHGIYVARTYAYVAAGKHGLAILDIENPLAARVDQMYDADGCINDAHDVQLGITNVSQFAYVADGKNGLRVIQLTSPEVPGNDGFSPRPIPFLVASYQLPKNGHALAISRGMDRDRAVDESGNQIAVFGRVGARPLSKDETQKMYRRPDGSTWYTSDNIFDDRFFRFPASLKR comes from the coding sequence ATGAAACGATTTGTCCTGACCATCGTTGCTCTGTTTCTAGTTCTGCCACTGTTCTTCACCAGCGACGCCCGCGCTCAATCGCCGGTCCAACGAATCGCAAAACTGCGAGCTCTATTTGGCGGTGGCGATGCCAACGACGCGGCCCCAACGGGCACCGATTCGGATGCCACCGCCGTCGCCGCACGCACGGGCGCAAACAACGCAGCGTCTGAACAAACGGCCGCCTTCCCACCGGGCGATCGCCCCATGCCGACAGCGACAGGCGGACCGCTGGGTCCGTATCCGACGCCCAACGGGTTGTTGCCCGGTGCGGTGGTTCCCCCCAATCGAATCCCGCTGCCGCCAACCTACCACGGACGACTGGTGTCCGATGACGGAGCGGCGCCAGGACCTGCCGGCGCCAAAGAACCCGATGTGGGCCGCCGCGGCGATGATCCTTGGGATTTAGCCCGCCGGTTGGGAGTCGCCGACAACCCGTCGTACCCGATTCCCGAAGACCTTCGGCACGTCGATCAAATGCGGCAGACGCCCGGTGATGCGTTTATCAAAAGCGAAGGCTGCATCCACTGCCACACCGACGTCGGGCACATGCACCCGATCAACAGCGTCAACATTGGATGCACCGATTGCCACGGCGGCGACGCATCCAAATTCGACATCCAAGGTGGACATGTTTGGCCCAAGTTTCCGGCCGCGTGGAAAGACAGCGCGAACCCGGTCCGCAGCTACACACTGCTGAACCATGAATCACCCGATTTCATCCGGTTCATGAACCCCGGTGACCTGCGGGTTGCGCACATCGCCTGCGGTCAGTGCCATGCCAACGAGGTGCTGCAGATGCGTAAGAGCATGATGACACACGGATGCATGCTGTGGGGCGCAGCCCTGTACAACAACGGCGGCACCGATGAAAAGTACGCTCGGTACGGTGAATCCTATTCGATGAACGGGGCACCGCAGATCATGCAAACGGTCCCACCGCCGACGGTCGAAGAGACGCGGGAAAAAGGCGTGCTGCCGTTTCTGCAGCCGCTGATCCCCTATCAAGTGTCCCAGCCCGGAAACGTGCTGCGGATCTTCGAACGCGGTGGCCGTTTCAAAGCCGAAGTGGGCATCCCCGAAGTCTTGGAAGAACCCGGCCGCCCACGCGAAAGATTGTCTGTCCGCGGTTTGGGTACGGAGAATCGTACCGATCCGGTGTTCATCGGTCTGGCCAAAACACGTCTGTTAGACCCGACACTGAACTTTCTTGGGACCAACGACCACCCCGGTGACTATCGCAGCAGCGGATGCAGCAGTTGCCACGTTCTGTATGCCAACGACCGCAGCGAAACGTCCAGCGGGTTCCTAGCCAAATACGGCAACGGTGGCACCGCAGCGGCGGAAAGAGACGAATGGGTTCAGTTCATCGATCCGATGATCCGCAAGGACCAACCCGGGCACCCGATCCAGCACAAGTTCGAACTACGGATGCCCACCAGCCAATGCATGGTGTGTCACATCCACCCCGGAACGAACGTGCTGAACAGCTATCTGGGATACATGTGGTGGGACAACGAAACCGACGGCGAACTGATGTACCCCGAGGAACAAAAACATTTGACGGCCGAGGACTACATTCGCGCGACCGAATCGAATCCCAACGAGGCGGCCGCAAGGGGACATTGGTCGGATCCCGAATTTTTGGCCAACGTCACAGATCTGAACCCGCACCTGGAACACACTCAATTCGCCGACTTCCACGGACACGGCTGGGTATACCGAGCGGTGTTCAAAAAGAATCGTGACGGCACCCTGTTGGATTGGCGTAACGAACAGCTTGATCACGTCGAAAACGTGCACCTTCGGCAATCGGTTGCACCGACCAGCCCAGCGGAGAAGCAGAACGGAAAATGTCGCCCCGATGCGCCCGTCCATCTGATGGACATCCACATGGAAAAGGGCATGCACTGCACCGACTGTCACTATTACCAGGACAGCCATGGCAACGGAAAACTATACGGCGAAGTCCGTGCCGCGATCGAAATCCAATGCATCGACTGTCACGGTACCGCCGAACAATCGTTGGTCGAAAAAATCGAAGCGCAAATCCAAGCCGGCCAGGCACCGCGATTGCCAACCAGCGGCCCAGCCGCACCGCCGGCCGCCGACGGACGTCCCGGTGGGACCAACCTGTTGGCGCTGCGAACGACCTTCAACACACCGCGGTTCGAAGTCTTGCGAGAGCCTGGGAAACAGCCACGATTGATCCAACGTTCGACCGTCGAACCGGATCTGTATTGGGAAGTCGTGCAGACCGCCGATACGGTTCGCCCCAACAGTGATTCATACAACCCACGTTCCCATGCGGCGAAATCGGTTCGGTTGAACGAGGCCGGCCAAGTGGAATGGGGCGGAACCAGCCCCCAGGATCTGGCAAATTGCGCCCACCGCAATGACAACATGTCATGCATCACCTGCCACAGTTCTTGGAACCCAAGCTGTTTCGGTTGTCACCTGCCGCAGCGAGCGAACATCAAGTCACCCGAACTGCACAACACGGGCGACATGACACGAAACCGAACCAGTTACAACTTCCAAACCCTGCGTGACGACATCTTCATGCTGGCCCGCGATGGCAACGTGACCGGAAACCGGATCGGTCCGGCGCGAAGCAGTTGCGCGATCCACGTGACCAGTTACAACGCCAACCGGGAAGCCATCTACACCCAGCAACAGACGATTTCCGGCGACGGCATGTCGGGCATCGCGTTTAGCACCAACGTGCCGCACACCGTTCGCGGCGGTGCCGGTTGGGAAAACGAATCGGACCACGGATTGTCCGGAGTTTACGAAACCAAGTCGTGCACTGATTGTCACCTGTCCGGACGCAACGACAACAATGCGATCATGGCTCAGTTGATGATGCAGGGCACCGGCTTCACCAACTTCATCGGCAAGTACTGTTACGTCGCCGCCGGTGAACATGGATTCGAAGCGGTCGTCGTGACCGAAACGACGGAACCGCAAGCGGTGATCGGCAGTTCGTTGCACAAGATCGCCTATCCCGAAAACTTCGAAGAGCACATCCATCACGATCGTGAACTCGAACATTCGCACGAACATCCCGGCCGTGACATCATCGAAGCCCTGTCGCTGAGATTCCGCAAACCCGAGATCCTGGATCTGCAGCACCGCGGTGAATACATGTACGCCGCCTGTGGCAAAGGCGGGCTGCGAGTCTTTGATATCGCGTTCATCGATCACAAAGGTTTCAGCGAACGGATCACGACCGCGCCCGTTTCGCCGCTTGGCCAACGACTTTATGTTCGCACCAAGTTCGCTACGGGAGTCGCCGCACCAACCACCATCGCGCCGGACCCGACGCGACTGCAGGACCCCACCAACGAAGAATCTGCCGTTCACCCGCTGTACGGATACCTGTACGTATCGGATCGCGAAGAAGGCCTGATTCTGGTCGGTGCCGGAACGCTGTTGGACGGCAACCCACTGAACAATTTTCTGGAACGGGCACTGACCTTCAATCCGGATGGAATCCTAAATGGTGCGGAATCTGTTTCGATCGTTGGCACCTATGCCTACGTTTGCTGTGCCAGTGGCTTGGTGGTGGTAGATCTAGACGATCCAACCAACCCCAAGGTGACTCACGTCATCGGACACGACGAACTGGACCACCCGCATCAGGTGGCCGTCCAATTCCGGTACGGGTTTGTCACCGATCACCACGGCGTGAAGGTGATCGACACCCACGACCTGGCGCATCCGCATGTCGTTCACGAAGTCGAACTGGACGACGCCCACGGCATCTACGTGGCTCGCACCTATGCCTACGTTGCCGCCGGCAAACACGGTCTAGCGATTCTAGATATCGAGAACCCATTGGCGGCTCGGGTCGACCAGATGTACGACGCCGATGGGTGCATCAACGACGCGCACGACGTCCAATTGGGGATCACCAACGTATCTCAGTTCGCCTACGTTGCTGACGGAAAGAACGGATTGCGGGTGATCCAACTGACCAGTCCGGAAGTGCCGGGCAACGACGGTTTCAGTCCACGCCCGATACCGTTCTTGGTCGCGTCTTATCAGCTGCCCAAGAATGGGCACGCGCTTGCGATCAGCCGCGGCATGGACCGCGATCGCGCAGTCGACGAAAGTGGCAATCAGATCGCTGTCTTCGGTCGTGTGGGGGCCCGCCCACTGTCGAAAGACGAGACCCAAAAGATGTACCGACGCCCGGACGGTTCGACCTGGTACACCAGCGACAATATTTTCGACGACCGATTCTTTCGGTTCCCCGCATCGCTGAAGCGGTAA
- a CDS encoding heme-binding protein — protein sequence MSIGRRNLSRKPRNHRRGLRIESLEKRQMMAGDLGSLHNAAMPSDVNGDGDVTPIDALNVINYLSRLSSPEGEFGAPASADDGIKMVDVDNSGNVTALDALLVVNDLLIEGEDPPLKPSELNVNSFFDAFPKAAEVDSVFAANFNNAFEVGGSENELQAADVDTLLSRASAATRSNDGIIAVVDRNGTILGVRVEEGVYASLPKGSKELSFAIDGAVAKARTAAFFSSGQAPLTSRTIRSLSQSTMTQREVQSSPVAEQGEYQGPGFVAPIGVGGKFPPEVNFTPQVDLFAIEHQSRDSQLHAGTNQIKGDADDFTLRTRFNGDPTYIPESAEDFFQTWPESYGVQTETDFAAQSRGVATLPGGIPLFKTVVDSFGNAVTSPVSDSINLVGGIGVFFPGEDGFASYEQGFVRGINQSEKTRTNADKVLEAEFAAFIAAAGQRIVVGDSNFSRDLREFNQNLPELERFVLPNGRIDLVGITLEIYGPNPTREHRIPGIDRLIEIGRANFGGNGFVSGELQVVSPGGDLLLDGRPVPEGWLIAPHDSQVDLGLTSEIVDQIINQGIREAEITRAAIRLDIDNQFRPGARTAMVMAVTDSTGELLGLYRMPDATVFSIDVAIAKARNVVYYADATAGVLQDADRIDFNGDGVFGTISTSLSNNAGDTLPVGTAVTNRTFRFLAEPRYPTGQELPANSADGLNKVDPLCEQKPEICRLIAPQSILRLPGINPITAENLGDGIPLDISVYRDPNSPAVLAYDAFNIGRNFRDLGDAEVKIHGTEILQPLANQNGIVFFPGSTPVYLDNDAEKLVGGFGVSGDGVDQDDVVTSAGQVGYAAPASIRADQFPVAGVRLPFQKFNRDPRG from the coding sequence ATGTCCATTGGCCGCCGCAACCTAAGCCGAAAACCACGCAACCATCGACGTGGACTTCGCATCGAGTCGCTGGAAAAGCGACAGATGATGGCCGGTGATCTCGGATCGCTTCACAACGCCGCGATGCCCAGTGACGTCAACGGTGACGGCGATGTCACGCCGATCGACGCCTTGAACGTCATCAACTATCTGAGCCGCTTGTCGTCGCCGGAGGGTGAGTTCGGCGCGCCCGCATCGGCGGACGACGGGATCAAGATGGTGGACGTTGACAACAGTGGCAACGTGACGGCGCTGGACGCGTTGCTGGTCGTCAATGACCTGTTGATCGAAGGGGAAGACCCGCCGCTGAAACCGAGCGAGTTGAACGTCAATTCGTTTTTTGATGCCTTTCCAAAGGCAGCGGAGGTCGACTCGGTCTTCGCGGCCAACTTCAACAATGCCTTTGAAGTGGGTGGTTCTGAAAACGAATTGCAGGCTGCCGACGTCGATACACTGCTGTCGCGTGCATCGGCCGCCACTCGCAGCAACGATGGGATCATCGCCGTGGTGGACCGCAACGGCACGATCTTGGGTGTCCGTGTGGAAGAGGGCGTCTACGCGTCGCTGCCGAAAGGTTCCAAGGAACTTTCGTTTGCCATCGACGGTGCCGTAGCCAAGGCACGAACGGCGGCGTTCTTTAGCAGCGGTCAAGCACCGTTGACCAGCCGCACCATCCGTTCGCTGAGCCAATCGACGATGACACAGCGCGAGGTCCAGTCGTCGCCGGTTGCCGAACAAGGGGAATACCAGGGACCGGGGTTTGTAGCGCCGATCGGGGTGGGGGGGAAGTTTCCGCCGGAGGTCAATTTCACGCCTCAGGTCGACCTGTTTGCGATCGAACACCAAAGCCGAGATAGCCAACTGCACGCCGGTACGAACCAGATCAAGGGCGATGCCGACGATTTCACTTTGCGAACTCGTTTCAACGGTGACCCAACCTACATTCCCGAAAGTGCCGAAGACTTCTTCCAAACTTGGCCAGAATCGTATGGCGTTCAGACCGAAACCGACTTCGCTGCCCAGTCACGCGGTGTGGCCACCTTGCCCGGCGGCATCCCGCTGTTCAAAACCGTCGTCGACTCCTTCGGAAACGCCGTCACATCGCCAGTCAGCGATTCGATCAATCTGGTCGGCGGCATCGGAGTGTTCTTCCCCGGTGAAGATGGGTTTGCATCGTACGAACAGGGGTTCGTTCGCGGTATCAACCAAAGCGAAAAGACGCGGACCAATGCGGACAAGGTGTTGGAGGCCGAGTTTGCGGCCTTCATCGCAGCGGCTGGTCAGCGCATCGTCGTTGGCGATAGCAATTTCAGCCGAGACCTGCGTGAGTTCAATCAAAATCTGCCTGAACTGGAACGGTTCGTGCTGCCAAACGGACGCATCGATCTGGTCGGCATCACGCTGGAAATCTACGGACCCAATCCAACGCGCGAACATCGCATTCCCGGGATCGATCGCTTGATCGAGATTGGCCGTGCCAACTTTGGCGGCAACGGATTCGTGTCCGGGGAACTGCAGGTTGTCAGCCCCGGCGGCGACCTTTTGTTGGACGGTCGACCCGTGCCGGAGGGGTGGCTGATCGCGCCGCATGATTCGCAGGTTGATCTGGGGCTGACGTCCGAGATTGTTGACCAGATTATCAATCAAGGAATTCGCGAAGCCGAGATCACTCGCGCGGCAATTCGGTTGGACATCGACAATCAGTTCCGGCCCGGCGCACGCACGGCGATGGTGATGGCGGTCACCGATTCGACCGGCGAATTGCTGGGGCTGTATCGGATGCCCGATGCGACCGTGTTTTCCATCGACGTCGCGATCGCGAAAGCTAGAAACGTTGTCTATTACGCCGACGCGACCGCGGGCGTTCTGCAGGATGCCGACCGCATCGATTTCAATGGCGACGGTGTCTTTGGAACCATCAGCACATCTTTGTCGAACAATGCCGGCGACACGCTGCCGGTCGGCACCGCAGTCACCAATCGAACGTTTCGGTTTTTGGCCGAACCGCGTTACCCCACCGGCCAAGAGTTGCCAGCGAATTCGGCCGATGGCTTGAACAAGGTTGATCCGCTGTGTGAACAGAAACCGGAGATTTGTCGTTTGATCGCGCCGCAAAGCATCTTACGCCTGCCCGGCATCAATCCGATCACGGCCGAAAACTTAGGCGACGGAATTCCGTTGGACATCAGCGTCTATCGCGATCCCAATTCGCCGGCCGTGTTGGCGTACGATGCGTTCAACATCGGACGCAACTTCCGTGACCTTGGGGACGCCGAGGTGAAGATCCACGGGACCGAAATCCTGCAACCGCTGGCCAACCAGAACGGGATCGTGTTCTTTCCGGGCAGCACGCCGGTGTACCTGGACAACGACGCAGAGAAGTTGGTCGGCGGCTTTGGCGTCAGCGGTGACGGAGTCGATCAAGACGACGTGGTGACATCCGCCGGACAAGTCGGGTACGCCGCACCGGCTTCCATCCGTGCCGATCAGTTTCCGGTCGCCGGCGTCCGATTGCCATTCCAAAAATTCAATCGTGACCCACGCGGCTAG